One genomic window of Arvicola amphibius chromosome 4, mArvAmp1.2, whole genome shotgun sequence includes the following:
- the Pnpo gene encoding pyridoxine-5'-phosphate oxidase, with the protein MTYGLLSVSVTFRRPLKWPGYLRHLCCRGAVMDLGPMRKSYRGDREAFEESHLTSLDPMKQFASWFEEAVQCPDIGEANAMCLATCTRDGKPSARMLLLKGFGKDGFRFFTNYESRKGKELDSNPFASLVFYWEPLNRQVRVEGPVKKLPEKDAESYFHSRPKSSQIGAVVSRQSSVIPDREYLRKKNEELGQLYQEQEVPKPDYWGGYILYPQVIEFWQGQTNRLHDRIVFRRDLTAGDAPLGPMTHHGEEDWVYERLAP; encoded by the exons ATGACGTACGGGCTGCTGAGCGTCAGCGTGACGTTCAGGCGACCTTTGAAGTGGCCAGGCTACCTCCGTCACTTGTGCTGTCGGGGTGCTGTCATGGACCTGGGACCGATGCGCAAGAGTTACCGCGGGGACCGAGAG GCATTTGAGGAGTCTCATCTGACCTCTCTGGACCCCATGAAGCAGTTCGCTTCATGGTTTGAAGAGGCCGTTCAGTGTCCGGACATAGGGGAAGCCAATGCTATGTGTCTGGCTACCTGCACCAG AGATGGAAAACCCTCTGCCCGCATGCTGCTGCTGAAGGGCTTTGGCAAGGATGGCTTCCGCTTCTTCACTAACTACGAGAGTCGAAAGGGAAAAGAGCTG GACTCGAATCCCTTTGCCTCTCTTGTCTTCTACTGGGAGCCCCTGAACCGGCAG GTACGTGTGGAGGGCCCTGTGAAGAAGCTGCCTGAGAAGGACGCTGAGAGCTACTTCCATTCCCGCCCCAAGAGCAGCCAGATTGGGGCTGTGGTCAGTCGGCAAAGTTCTGTGATCCCCGATCGGGAG TacctgagaaagaaaaatgaggaattGGGGCAGCTCTACCAGGAACAAGAGGTGCCTAAGCCGGACTACTG GGGTGGCTACATCCTGTACCCACAGGTGATAGAGTTCTGGCAAGGCCAAACCAACCGCCTGCATGACCGCATTGTCTTCCGGCGAGACCTGACAGCAGGAGATGCCCCCTTGGGACCCATGACCCACCATGGGGAGGAAGACTGGGTGTATGAGAGACTTGCACCTTGA